From a region of the Mycolicibacterium sp. MU0050 genome:
- a CDS encoding fumarylacetoacetate hydrolase family protein, with translation MRWATVRTDGHNGDRVGVVSNDVIHALEPGVALIDLVARGADELRAVGEQALQAPASVVPLADAQLLPPIPRPPAIRDCLCFLDHMRNCQQALGGGRVLKDAWYRIPAFYFANPTAVFGPYDEVPTAPGSAWQDFELEIAAVIGTGGADLSVPDAQRAIIGYTIFNDWSARDLQSLENQLGIGQAKGKDSGITLGPYLVTADELEPHLIDGRLRLAATALVNGEVVGSGSTAGMDWTFAEVISYASRGVTLHPGEIFGSGTIPTCTLLEHLDMTDLANFRGWLNDGDEVTLQVQGLGETRQIVRHRPAPPALPTRPNPDATPEAPRVNPAPARIPYTRGLHEVGDRVWAWTLPDGGYGLSNAGLVSGDGASLLVDTLFDLPLTTEMLTAMRPFTDRAPITDAVITHCNGDHTHGNQLLDPAVRIIAAAETVREINHDMAPGMLALAQAGDLGPMLAPYARDRFAPFDFSGIKLRNADHTFDDKLTVEVGGRSVTLLNLGPAHTAADVVAHVPDTGVLFAGDLLFIGCTPIVWGGPIANWIAACDTMIGLDAHTVVPGHGPITDADGIRAVREYFVYVTEQADDAHRRGLSFTEAADSIDLGPYATWLDSERIVVNIYQRYRELEPSTPQHGVIALLGLMAEWHAKHGPRK, from the coding sequence ATGCGCTGGGCAACAGTTCGAACCGATGGCCACAACGGCGACCGCGTCGGGGTGGTGTCGAACGATGTCATCCACGCACTTGAGCCCGGTGTGGCTCTCATCGACCTGGTGGCCCGCGGCGCCGACGAGTTACGGGCCGTTGGCGAACAAGCATTGCAGGCGCCGGCGTCGGTGGTGCCGCTGGCCGATGCACAATTGCTGCCACCGATTCCGCGCCCCCCGGCCATCCGCGACTGCCTGTGCTTCCTGGACCACATGCGAAACTGTCAGCAGGCGCTGGGAGGTGGCCGGGTACTCAAGGATGCCTGGTACCGCATCCCGGCGTTCTACTTCGCGAACCCGACGGCCGTCTTCGGGCCATACGACGAGGTGCCGACCGCCCCCGGAAGTGCCTGGCAAGACTTCGAACTCGAGATTGCCGCGGTCATCGGCACCGGCGGTGCCGACCTGTCGGTGCCGGACGCCCAACGGGCCATCATCGGCTACACCATCTTCAACGATTGGTCGGCCCGTGACTTACAGAGTCTGGAGAATCAGCTCGGCATCGGACAGGCCAAAGGTAAGGACAGTGGGATCACCCTGGGGCCCTACCTGGTCACCGCCGATGAACTCGAGCCCCACCTGATCGACGGCCGGCTGCGGTTGGCGGCCACCGCCCTGGTCAACGGTGAAGTCGTCGGTTCAGGCAGCACCGCCGGTATGGACTGGACCTTCGCCGAGGTCATCTCGTACGCCTCGCGCGGCGTAACCCTGCATCCCGGCGAGATCTTCGGGTCCGGCACCATACCGACCTGCACCCTGCTCGAACACCTCGACATGACTGATCTGGCCAACTTCCGCGGTTGGCTCAACGACGGCGACGAGGTCACCCTGCAGGTTCAAGGGCTCGGCGAAACCCGCCAGATCGTGCGACACCGCCCCGCTCCGCCCGCGCTGCCCACGCGACCCAACCCCGACGCCACCCCGGAAGCGCCGCGGGTCAACCCCGCCCCGGCGCGCATCCCGTACACCCGCGGGCTGCACGAAGTGGGTGATCGGGTGTGGGCGTGGACCCTGCCCGACGGCGGCTACGGGTTGAGCAACGCCGGACTCGTCTCCGGCGACGGCGCCTCGCTGCTGGTGGACACGCTCTTCGACTTGCCACTGACCACCGAAATGCTCACCGCGATGCGGCCGTTCACCGATCGCGCCCCGATCACCGACGCGGTGATCACCCACTGCAACGGCGATCACACGCACGGCAACCAGCTGCTGGATCCGGCAGTGCGGATCATCGCCGCGGCGGAGACCGTACGCGAGATCAACCACGACATGGCTCCCGGCATGCTGGCATTGGCACAGGCCGGTGACCTGGGCCCGATGCTCGCACCGTATGCGCGAGATCGGTTCGCCCCGTTCGACTTCAGCGGCATCAAACTGCGCAACGCCGATCACACCTTCGACGACAAACTGACCGTCGAGGTGGGCGGGCGGTCGGTGACACTGCTCAACCTCGGCCCGGCCCACACCGCCGCCGACGTCGTCGCGCACGTACCGGACACCGGAGTGCTGTTCGCCGGCGATCTGCTGTTCATCGGCTGCACCCCGATCGTGTGGGGCGGACCGATCGCCAACTGGATCGCGGCCTGCGACACCATGATCGGCCTGGACGCACACACCGTGGTCCCCGGGCACGGACCGATCACCGATGCGGACGGCATCCGGGCGGTGCGGGAGTATTTCGTCTACGTCACCGAACAGGCCGACGACGCGCACCGCCGCGGCCTGTCTTTCACCGAGGCCGCCGACTCGATCGATCTCGGCCCGTACGCGACGTGGCTGGACTCCGAACGCATCGTCGTCAACATCTATCAGCGCTACCGCGAACTGGAGCCGAGCACACCGCAACACGGCGTGATCGCGCTGCTGGGCCTGATGGCCGAATGGCACGCCAAGCATGGGCCTCGGAAATGA
- a CDS encoding fatty acyl-CoA synthetase produces the protein MTGAGTRSARGDTVDGVLRRTAHRFPNRTAVVFAGRTYTYRELDDTVSRASGWLRSSGLRPGDRVAAYGTNSDAYLVGYLAAARAGLVHVPVNYALRGDELSYILADSGARTVLVDPALADNIADVRADIPAEEVHALRDTADALLTVAGGGPVPECTPETGGGDLVQLLYTSGTTSRPKGAMMTHSALVHAYVSAVVDLDLAAEDAPLICMPLYHSAAMHVFLLPYLTIGATVQLLASPDVPEILRMIESARIGSLFLAPTVWGPLAHHPDLEQHDLSSLRKAQYGASVMPEAVLDRLRTRYPDIGFYNGFGQSEIGPLACALGPEEHDHRPGSCGKPVLFVETRVVDVNGDDVADGEPGEICYRSPQLCIGYWNNDQATAEAFRDGWFHSGDLVTVDSDGYITVVDRIKDVINTGGILVASREVEDALYRHEAVAEAAVIGTPDERWIEAITAFVVRKNGYQVVEADLIEHVKHILAPFKVPKVVRFIDELPRNQSGKVLKRTLRQR, from the coding sequence GTGACCGGTGCCGGCACCAGGTCCGCTCGCGGCGACACCGTCGACGGGGTACTGCGGCGCACCGCGCACCGCTTCCCGAACCGCACGGCCGTGGTGTTCGCCGGACGGACGTACACCTACCGCGAGCTCGATGACACAGTCAGCCGCGCTTCCGGCTGGCTCCGGTCGTCAGGTCTGCGGCCCGGCGACCGCGTCGCGGCGTACGGCACCAACTCCGACGCGTATCTGGTTGGCTACCTCGCCGCGGCACGCGCCGGACTGGTGCACGTGCCGGTGAACTATGCGCTGCGCGGTGACGAGTTGTCCTACATCCTGGCCGATTCCGGGGCTCGGACGGTGCTGGTCGATCCGGCGCTGGCCGACAACATCGCCGATGTGCGCGCCGACATCCCCGCCGAAGAGGTCCACGCCCTTCGCGACACTGCGGACGCGCTGCTCACCGTCGCCGGCGGGGGGCCGGTTCCCGAGTGTACGCCTGAGACCGGCGGCGGCGACCTGGTGCAGCTGCTGTACACATCGGGTACCACGTCGCGGCCCAAGGGCGCGATGATGACCCACAGTGCGCTGGTCCACGCATATGTTTCGGCCGTCGTCGACCTGGATCTGGCCGCCGAGGATGCACCCCTGATCTGCATGCCGCTGTACCACTCGGCGGCCATGCACGTGTTTCTGCTGCCGTACCTGACCATCGGAGCAACAGTTCAGCTGCTGGCGAGCCCCGATGTGCCGGAGATCCTGCGGATGATCGAATCGGCACGCATCGGATCGCTGTTTCTGGCGCCGACCGTGTGGGGTCCGTTGGCCCACCACCCCGACCTGGAGCAGCACGATCTGTCTTCGCTGCGCAAAGCGCAGTACGGCGCCTCCGTCATGCCCGAAGCAGTTCTGGACCGGCTGCGCACGCGGTATCCGGACATCGGTTTCTACAACGGCTTCGGTCAGTCCGAGATCGGACCGCTGGCGTGTGCGCTGGGCCCCGAGGAGCACGATCATCGACCAGGATCGTGCGGTAAACCCGTGCTGTTCGTCGAGACCCGAGTGGTCGACGTCAACGGGGATGATGTCGCGGACGGTGAGCCCGGCGAAATCTGTTACCGCTCACCACAGTTGTGCATCGGATACTGGAACAACGACCAGGCCACCGCCGAAGCGTTTCGGGACGGCTGGTTCCATTCCGGCGACCTGGTGACCGTGGACAGCGACGGCTATATCACGGTGGTCGACCGGATCAAGGACGTCATCAACACCGGCGGCATCCTGGTGGCGTCCCGGGAGGTCGAGGACGCGCTGTACCGCCATGAAGCGGTCGCGGAGGCCGCAGTGATCGGCACACCCGACGAACGGTGGATCGAAGCGATCACCGCCTTCGTGGTGCGCAAGAACGGCTATCAGGTAGTCGAAGCTGATCTGATCGAGCACGTCAAACACATACTCGCGCCGTTCAAAGTGCCCAAGGTCGTGCGGTTCATCGACGAGCTGCCACGTAACCAGAGCGGCAAGGTTCTCAAACGCACGTTACGCCAACGTTAG
- a CDS encoding MlaD family protein, with translation MTGALWRLTVFTIVGALGTFALLMVFAELRFQPASSYQAEFTNASGVQKGDFVRVAGVEVGKVKNVTVRPDNLATVEFSAEDSVVLTEDTRVLIRWDNIIGGRFIELLDSGSAASAGLSPGAVIPADRTEPALDLDALIGGFRPLFRAMDPEQVNTLSGQWVCCTSR, from the coding sequence TTGACCGGTGCCCTGTGGCGACTGACCGTGTTCACGATTGTGGGCGCCTTGGGCACCTTCGCGCTCCTCATGGTGTTTGCGGAATTGCGCTTTCAACCCGCGTCGAGCTACCAGGCCGAGTTCACCAATGCCTCGGGCGTGCAGAAGGGCGACTTCGTCCGCGTTGCCGGCGTAGAGGTCGGCAAGGTCAAGAACGTCACGGTGCGCCCCGACAATCTCGCCACGGTGGAATTCTCCGCTGAAGATTCGGTGGTGCTGACCGAAGACACCCGGGTGCTCATCCGGTGGGACAACATCATCGGTGGACGTTTCATCGAATTGCTCGACAGCGGCAGTGCCGCCTCCGCCGGGCTCAGCCCCGGAGCGGTGATCCCGGCCGACCGCACCGAACCGGCGCTGGACTTGGACGCATTGATCGGTGGCTTCCGACCGCTGTTCCGGGCAATGGACCCCGAGCAGGTCAATACCTTGAGTGGCCAATGGGTCTGCTGCACGAGTAGGTGA
- a CDS encoding IS3 family transposase (programmed frameshift) produces MARPYPREFRDDVVRVARNRDDGVTIEQIATDFGVHPMTLQKWLRQADIDEGAKPGKTTGESGELREARRRIKLLEQENEVLRRAAAYLSQANLPKRIYPLVKELAADGIPVAVTCRVLKLARQPYYRWLASPVTDAERVEAYRVNALFDAHRDDPEFGYRYLVEEARDAGEPMAERTAWRICSQNQLWSVFGKNRGKNGKPGPPVHDDLVERDFTADAPNQLWLSDITEHRTGEGKLYLCAIKDVYSNRIVGYSIDSRMKSRLATRALHSAVARRGDVAGCILHSDRGSQFRSRRFVHALHHHEMVGSMGRVGAAGDNAAMESFFSLLQKNVLDRRRWDTREQLRIAIVTWIERTYHRRRRQAGLGRLTPVEFEAIMTTPASQAA; encoded by the exons ATGGCAAGGCCCTATCCCCGTGAGTTCCGCGACGACGTCGTGCGCGTGGCCCGCAATCGCGATGACGGGGTGACGATCGAGCAGATCGCCACCGATTTCGGGGTGCACCCGATGACGCTGCAGAAATGGCTCCGTCAGGCCGACATTGACGAGGGCGCCAAGCCCGGCAAGACCACCGGCGAGTCCGGTGAGCTGCGTGAGGCCCGGCGGCGGATCAAGCTGCTCGAGCAGGAAAACGAGGTCCTGCGCCGTGCCGCGGCGTATCTGTCGCAGGCCAACCTGCCG AAAAGGATCTACCCGCTCGTGAAAGAGCTCGCCGCCGACGGGATCCCCGTCGCGGTGACGTGCCGGGTCCTCAAGCTCGCTCGCCAACCGTATTACCGCTGGCTGGCCTCCCCTGTCACCGACGCCGAACGCGTCGAGGCCTACCGCGTCAACGCCCTTTTCGACGCGCACCGCGATGATCCGGAGTTCGGATATCGCTACCTGGTCGAGGAGGCCCGCGACGCTGGCGAGCCGATGGCCGAGCGCACCGCCTGGCGCATCTGCTCCCAGAACCAACTGTGGAGCGTGTTCGGCAAAAACCGCGGCAAGAACGGCAAGCCCGGCCCACCGGTCCACGACGATCTCGTCGAACGCGACTTCACCGCCGACGCGCCGAATCAGTTGTGGCTCAGCGATATCACCGAGCACCGTACCGGTGAGGGCAAGCTTTACCTGTGCGCCATCAAAGATGTGTACTCCAACAGGATCGTCGGCTACTCCATTGACTCCCGAATGAAGTCCCGACTGGCCACCCGTGCACTGCACAGCGCGGTGGCCCGACGCGGAGATGTCGCGGGATGCATCCTACATTCGGATCGAGGATCTCAGTTTCGCTCAAGGCGATTCGTGCACGCACTGCACCATCACGAGATGGTCGGCTCGATGGGCCGTGTCGGCGCGGCCGGCGACAACGCTGCCATGGAGAGCTTCTTTTCCCTGCTGCAGAAGAACGTGCTCGACCGCCGCCGCTGGGACACCCGCGAGCAACTCCGAATCGCGATCGTCACCTGGATCGAACGCACCTACCACCGACGCCGCCGACAAGCCGGCCTCGGCCGGTTGACCCCGGTGGAATTCGAAGCCATCATGACCACACCGGCCAGTCAGGCCGCGTGA
- a CDS encoding amidohydrolase family protein, whose protein sequence is MSTNRTVITGGRVLVGDPLTARVQHVDLLVEDGRITAIEPDLATVDAEVIDAAGCWVIPGFVDTHRHLWQTTMRGVTANWNLKDYFWCIRNHFAGLHDPDDVYAGQYAGGLDALVNGVTTTIDHCHITNSPDHSDAAVHGIKDSGVRALWCYGFYASPQSDPVFTTPQHRLDDARRVRASFFPGDDGLVRMGVALTELGIQPIAETHREIEAATDLAVPVTMHTNCVWGRPAINDIEIYQREGLLQEGQIHSHATRCTEADLQALRDAGCSVSSTPDTELQMGQGRPVFRRALAAGLTAGMGVDIVSNNSGDMFTTMRILMQHDRGDALQGVLEESGLAAVTGPLPVTTRQVLRAATLAGATALGLESVCGSIEVGKAADLVLLRHDRLHMRPIVDDVDAIVIQATTRDIDRVLVDGRTVVENGSLPRDVERRGVELIDAANARLNERVEPLGGWKLQLPPGLFDELGAMFHANVAEAAAQ, encoded by the coding sequence ATGTCCACCAACCGCACCGTCATCACCGGCGGCCGGGTACTGGTCGGCGATCCGCTGACCGCCCGGGTCCAGCACGTCGATCTGCTCGTCGAAGACGGCCGCATCACCGCGATCGAACCGGACCTGGCCACGGTGGACGCCGAGGTCATCGACGCCGCCGGCTGCTGGGTGATCCCGGGTTTCGTCGACACGCACCGGCACCTCTGGCAGACCACCATGCGCGGCGTTACCGCGAACTGGAACCTCAAAGACTACTTCTGGTGCATCCGCAACCATTTCGCCGGTCTGCACGATCCCGACGACGTCTACGCCGGCCAGTACGCCGGCGGGCTGGACGCGTTGGTGAACGGGGTCACCACCACCATCGACCACTGCCACATCACCAACTCCCCCGACCATTCCGACGCCGCCGTACACGGCATCAAGGACAGCGGTGTGCGCGCGCTGTGGTGCTACGGATTCTATGCATCGCCGCAGTCCGACCCGGTGTTCACCACTCCGCAACACCGCCTCGACGACGCCCGACGGGTACGCGCGAGCTTCTTTCCCGGCGACGATGGCCTGGTCCGGATGGGCGTTGCGCTCACCGAACTCGGCATCCAGCCGATCGCCGAGACACACCGCGAAATCGAGGCTGCAACCGATTTGGCCGTCCCGGTGACCATGCACACCAACTGTGTGTGGGGCCGCCCGGCCATCAACGACATCGAGATCTACCAGCGCGAAGGACTGTTACAGGAAGGCCAGATCCATTCGCATGCCACCCGATGCACCGAAGCCGACCTGCAGGCACTGCGGGACGCCGGCTGTTCGGTGTCGTCCACTCCGGACACCGAACTTCAGATGGGTCAGGGCCGTCCGGTGTTCCGCCGTGCGCTGGCGGCCGGGTTGACCGCCGGCATGGGCGTCGACATCGTGTCCAACAACAGCGGTGACATGTTCACCACCATGCGGATCCTGATGCAACACGACCGCGGCGATGCCCTGCAGGGCGTGCTCGAAGAATCCGGTCTGGCCGCCGTCACCGGGCCACTGCCGGTCACCACCCGTCAGGTCTTGCGCGCCGCCACCCTGGCTGGGGCCACCGCGCTCGGCCTGGAATCGGTCTGCGGCTCCATCGAGGTCGGCAAGGCCGCCGATCTGGTGCTGCTACGGCACGACCGACTGCACATGCGACCGATCGTCGACGACGTCGACGCCATTGTCATCCAGGCAACCACCCGCGACATCGACCGGGTCCTGGTCGACGGCCGCACCGTCGTCGAAAACGGTTCACTGCCCAGGGATGTCGAGCGGCGCGGCGTCGAGTTGATCGACGCCGCCAATGCCCGCCTCAACGAGCGGGTGGAGCCGCTGGGTGGCTGGAAGCTGCAGCTGCCGCCGGGTCTGTTCGATGAGCTCGGCGCGATGTTCCACGCCAACGTGGCCGAGGCCGCGGCGCAGTGA
- a CDS encoding helix-turn-helix domain-containing protein, which yields MAGKEAPMATRRAQTSRESRQLLIRAATELFAERGFRQTTFADIANRSGISRGSIPWHFGNKDGLLQAVIEELTVNMADLDSAAHDLADGLDRVRDQVRQPTMRLLITLVAEAVEPGSPVHAFYAQLHDTIRKWVAGWVAESDIPTGTSRADFVAVVVGAIIGLHQQWRVAPESVDLDRCFVALKAMSISGRDAT from the coding sequence ATGGCCGGAAAGGAGGCGCCGATGGCGACCAGAAGGGCTCAGACCAGCCGGGAGAGTCGGCAATTGCTGATCCGGGCGGCTACCGAGCTGTTCGCCGAGCGCGGATTCCGTCAAACCACGTTCGCCGACATCGCCAACCGGTCCGGGATCAGCCGTGGTTCCATCCCGTGGCATTTCGGCAACAAGGACGGGTTGTTGCAGGCAGTCATCGAAGAGCTGACCGTCAACATGGCCGATCTCGACTCTGCGGCGCACGATCTCGCCGACGGCCTCGATCGAGTGCGGGATCAAGTGCGGCAACCCACGATGCGGCTGCTAATCACACTGGTCGCCGAGGCGGTGGAGCCAGGTTCGCCGGTGCACGCGTTCTACGCTCAACTGCACGACACCATCCGCAAATGGGTCGCTGGCTGGGTTGCCGAGTCCGACATTCCGACCGGGACAAGCCGGGCCGACTTCGTTGCCGTCGTCGTCGGCGCCATCATCGGACTACACCAGCAATGGCGGGTCGCTCCAGAGAGCGTCGACCTGGACCGCTGTTTCGTGGCACTCAAGGCGATGAGTATCAGCGGCCGCGACGCGACCTGA
- a CDS encoding metal-dependent hydrolase — protein sequence MLRPHRSAREVDPGPVQIHARNVHFDVDGVGPHWIPGHPAASHMASLLNVILPTAERWFVQAFNEALPLVDDPQLAADMRGFIGQEAMHAEVHDRVLHTYLEDHGLQPAPILDLVEHIFEKVLAPSRSTDERRRLAHLRERLWLIAAIEHYTAVLGDFTLNNAWDDHDADPTFADLFRWHGSEEVEHRSVAHDVAVYFHDSYLARIRAMAVVVPMMFGFFQRGTWYFFKKDRTLDVNWWQFNRMRMRDSKLGLLPRFRNLFGTQTLAYFSPRYSPEYMGSTAQAVAYLAASPAARAALQ from the coding sequence ATGTTGCGCCCTCATCGATCAGCACGCGAAGTCGATCCCGGCCCCGTCCAGATTCACGCCCGCAACGTGCATTTCGACGTCGACGGCGTGGGCCCGCACTGGATTCCGGGCCACCCCGCGGCCTCGCACATGGCCAGCCTGCTCAACGTCATCCTGCCCACCGCCGAGCGCTGGTTCGTCCAGGCCTTCAACGAGGCCCTGCCGCTGGTCGATGACCCGCAGCTGGCCGCCGACATGCGCGGATTCATCGGCCAGGAGGCCATGCACGCCGAGGTGCACGACCGGGTCCTGCACACGTATCTGGAGGATCACGGCCTGCAGCCCGCGCCGATCCTCGACCTGGTGGAGCACATCTTCGAGAAGGTGCTGGCGCCCAGCCGCTCGACCGACGAGCGCCGCCGGCTCGCCCACCTGCGCGAACGGCTGTGGCTGATCGCGGCCATCGAGCACTACACAGCGGTGTTGGGCGATTTCACCCTCAACAATGCGTGGGACGACCACGACGCCGACCCGACCTTCGCCGACCTGTTCCGGTGGCACGGCAGCGAGGAGGTCGAGCACCGCTCGGTGGCCCACGACGTGGCGGTCTACTTCCACGACAGCTACCTGGCGCGGATCCGGGCCATGGCGGTGGTGGTGCCGATGATGTTCGGGTTCTTCCAGCGCGGCACCTGGTACTTCTTCAAGAAGGACCGGACGCTCGACGTCAACTGGTGGCAGTTCAACCGGATGCGGATGCGGGACTCCAAGCTGGGCCTGCTGCCGCGGTTCCGCAACCTGTTCGGGACGCAGACCCTGGCCTACTTCAGCCCGCGGTACTCCCCGGAGTACATGGGCTCGACGGCGCAAGCGGTGGCTTATCTGGCGGCGTCCCCGGCCGCGCGGGCGGCGCTGCAGTGA
- a CDS encoding class I adenylate-forming enzyme family protein, whose protein sequence is MRPAVSGAQTVASMLSHWSTVTPEAPFLVFDDEDVLTLTYRDGWELAARGSAVLASLGVGHGDRFAVVLGNCVEFFACWFGAARLGAVMVPVNPNSTADELTYFFEHASCRAVICSSRQQDAVRAAWPAEPALIVLCGKDFNDRSSAPPPAPDVTVSPLDPLAVLYTSGTTSRPKGVLVTHANYLAAGHTIAGQLRIRPDDRWLIVLPMFHANAQYYCVMSALVTGASVAVAARFSASHWIQQARRCHATLASLFAAPARMILAQPESATDRDNALRVTIFGQNLTPDQLRRFEDRFGCPLLQLYGMTETIAPPLMNPLYGPRDNMTVGLPTESGRVRIVDDPLDRTAGDLAPGQTGELLIGGEPGITLMAGYLDDPDTTAAAYVDGWLRTGDVVTRRHDEFIAFHDRAKDMIKRSGENVAAAEVERVVNEHPAVFESAVIGVPDPVRDEAIKAVVVRTENGSGLTESALITFCADRLARGKVPDHVEFTENLPRTSVGKIRKNLLRQPISKEED, encoded by the coding sequence ATGAGGCCGGCGGTATCCGGCGCCCAGACGGTGGCCTCGATGCTGTCGCACTGGTCAACGGTCACCCCAGAAGCACCTTTCCTGGTGTTCGACGACGAGGACGTGCTGACTCTGACCTACCGCGACGGCTGGGAACTGGCCGCCCGGGGATCCGCGGTACTAGCCAGCCTGGGCGTCGGCCACGGTGACCGGTTCGCCGTCGTGCTGGGCAATTGCGTGGAGTTCTTCGCCTGCTGGTTCGGCGCGGCCCGCCTCGGCGCCGTCATGGTGCCGGTCAACCCGAACAGCACCGCCGACGAACTGACCTATTTCTTCGAGCACGCATCCTGCCGGGCGGTGATCTGCAGCTCCCGACAGCAGGACGCAGTACGTGCCGCCTGGCCGGCCGAACCAGCATTGATAGTGTTGTGCGGCAAAGATTTCAATGACCGTTCCAGTGCGCCACCACCGGCCCCGGACGTGACGGTCAGCCCGCTGGATCCACTGGCAGTGCTCTACACGTCCGGCACCACCAGCCGACCCAAGGGGGTGCTCGTCACCCACGCGAACTATCTGGCCGCCGGGCACACCATCGCCGGGCAACTGCGCATCCGCCCCGACGACCGGTGGTTGATCGTGCTGCCGATGTTTCACGCCAACGCGCAGTACTACTGCGTGATGTCGGCGTTGGTAACCGGGGCTTCGGTCGCGGTGGCCGCGCGCTTCTCGGCGTCCCACTGGATCCAGCAGGCCCGACGGTGCCACGCCACCCTGGCGAGCCTGTTCGCCGCGCCGGCGCGAATGATCCTGGCACAGCCCGAATCCGCCACCGACCGGGACAACGCACTGCGGGTGACCATCTTCGGCCAGAACCTCACCCCGGATCAGCTGCGCCGGTTCGAGGACCGCTTCGGCTGCCCGCTGCTGCAGCTCTACGGGATGACCGAGACGATCGCCCCGCCGCTGATGAACCCGCTGTACGGGCCGCGCGACAACATGACAGTGGGGCTGCCCACCGAATCAGGACGGGTCCGCATCGTCGATGACCCGCTCGATCGGACCGCCGGTGACCTGGCACCCGGGCAGACCGGTGAGCTACTGATCGGCGGCGAACCCGGCATCACCCTGATGGCCGGATACCTCGACGATCCGGACACCACCGCCGCGGCATACGTCGACGGCTGGCTGCGGACCGGTGATGTGGTCACCCGGCGCCACGACGAATTCATCGCCTTCCACGATCGCGCCAAGGACATGATCAAACGCTCCGGCGAGAACGTCGCCGCCGCCGAGGTCGAGCGGGTCGTCAACGAACACCCCGCGGTCTTCGAGTCTGCGGTGATCGGCGTCCCGGACCCGGTGCGCGACGAGGCGATCAAAGCTGTCGTCGTGCGCACCGAAAACGGCAGCGGGCTCACCGAATCCGCACTGATCACCTTCTGCGCCGACCGGCTGGCCCGCGGCAAGGTCCCCGACCACGTGGAATTCACCGAGAACCTCCCCCGCACCTCAGTCGGCAAGATCCGCAAAAACCTTTTACGCCAACCAATCTCGAAGGAAGAGGACTGA